The sequence below is a genomic window from Nocardia fluminea.
CGGAACAGTTTCGTGTATCCCGTAGCGAAGGCGATGTTCGCCGCGGTACGACCACGCAGCGGAAGCCCCAGAGCGGGAAGCACCCGGTTGTTCCACCACAGCGGAAGAGCCAGCGCGGCAACGGCTTCGAGCCTCCTCACTTCACCTCCCGCTCATAGGTCTCCGCTGATTCCAGTGCGGCACGGATGCTCTCGACGACATCGGCGTCCACCCCCGGCGGCGCCCCGACAGCCAGCCACCCGTCCAGCACCAAACTCCCGTACCGATGCCCGTGCCCGTCTGCGACCCCCTGCGCATTGGTGAGATCGGCCGTGACCTGCCAGAACGTCACGAACGGCGCCCACCGCATCTGCGTCGACACACCGGGACCGCGTGGCTCGCTCAGCCAATCCGGCCGCGTGAAGATCAGGTCGGCCGACCACCACACGATCGGGTCGGACGGGTGTTGCAGGTAGGCGATGCGGGGTTCCCGCCACGGCTCGGCACGATCGAGATCTGTCGCGTCATCAGCGAAGCGGACCACGAGCCCGTCCGCGTACACCGGCGCTACGGCGGGCGTCCCCGGATCACGACGATCCACGAACTGCCGCCACAACCGATTCGAGTTCGGTGGCCCCACCCACAACGCGCCGTCGACCTCCTCGCGAAGATCGGCCAGCCCGTCGAAGGCCTCCTCCGATCCCTGTGAACCCAGGCTCTCCCCGTAGACGAACAGCTTCGGCCGATGGCCCTCCGGCTGGGCCGCCCACCGTTCGTGCACCGCGTCGAACAGCTCCCGGCTGGCCGCGGCCGCCTTCTCCCGGTCCGACAGGAACGAGAGCACGCTGGGCAGGTACGAGAACTGGGTCGCCACGATCGCCGTGTCACCGCCGTAGAGGTATTCCACCGCGCCCGCGGCCATCCCGTTGACCCAGCCTGTGCCCGTGGTGGTGACCACCACCATCGCCTCGCGTTCGAAGGCGTTCGTCCGCTCGAGTTCGGCGACGGCCAATTGCGCCGCGGTCTGATCCCGGGCCACCGACTCCAACCCCACGTAGGCCCGAATGGGTTCGCGCGCGGTCTTTCCCGTCACCTCGGTGATCGCGGCGGCACT
It includes:
- a CDS encoding alpha/beta hydrolase, coding for MTERASTTAMLRARGAAVLRRVEVVVDLNYVGLVLATLFFGLSVTPSLVPRDWLFQGLISGINAAIGYGLGCVLEWVFRRWVRSRIPIPSPSDRVRYAIKATVLVGCALVAALMLVQSARWQREITSLMGMAGTTTPAYLRTGLLSMAVGVVMVAAYRTVRVMVLGLARQLNRWVRVPREVAPAAGLLVLVVLAVTIFNGVASRAFFAVANSAFSVRNDRTTPYAVQPVAPERSGSPASLASWQSLGFEGRWFVSNGPSAAAITEVTGKTAREPIRAYVGLESVARDQTAAQLAVAELERTNAFEREAMVVVTTTGTGWVNGMAAGAVEYLYGGDTAIVATQFSYLPSVLSFLSDREKAAAASRELFDAVHERWAAQPEGHRPKLFVYGESLGSQGSEEAFDGLADLREEVDGALWVGPPNSNRLWRQFVDRRDPGTPAVAPVYADGLVVRFADDATDLDRAEPWREPRIAYLQHPSDPIVWWSADLIFTRPDWLSEPRGPGVSTQMRWAPFVTFWQVTADLTNAQGVADGHGHRYGSLVLDGWLAVGAPPGVDADVVESIRAALESAETYEREVK